A single genomic interval of Penaeus monodon isolate SGIC_2016 chromosome 30, NSTDA_Pmon_1, whole genome shotgun sequence harbors:
- the LOC119592490 gene encoding LOW QUALITY PROTEIN: serine--pyruvate aminotransferase-like (The sequence of the model RefSeq protein was modified relative to this genomic sequence to represent the inferred CDS: deleted 1 base in 1 codon), whose translation MSLTKAALQAGMLGRFHRSVGQVSLCLVATRSPLAASTSGPRFSTAAPLKMNVPQPECLRKPLNVPSKLLMGPGPSNSPLRVHYAMMKPLLGHLHPEFTQIMDEVKEGLRYVFQTKAEVVCCVSGTGHAGMETTMCNLLEPGDRILIAQNGIWGERAADMARRHDADVRIIDKPGDTFTLEELDAALAQHKPAVLFMVQGESSTGVLQPLEGAGALCRKHGALLAVDCVASLGGVPFYMDGWEIDVVYTGTQKVISAPPSMAPIAFNDRAMAKVRSRKTPIRSFYSDMTWLANYWGCDGTPRKYHHTGPISAVYALREALAIVCEEGLESLWSRHEACAKKLHEGLGTLGLEMYVSDPKKRTPTVSTIRVPEGVDWTRVTKYFMSNYLVEISGGLGPSAGKVWRVGLMGYNCTPENVDLVLRIMKEALADATGKSQKSKI comes from the exons ATGTCCCTGACGAAAGCAGCTTTGCAGGCAGGAATGTTGGGCAGATTTCACAGGAGTGTAGGACAAGTCTCCCTGTGCTTGGTGGCGACCCGGTCCCCTCTGGCCGCTTCCACCTCAGGACCTCGATTCTCTACAGCTGCTCCTCTCAA GATGAATGTACCACAGCCAGAATGCTTGCGAAAGCCCCTGAATGTCCCATCAAAACTCCTGATGGGACCAGGCCCTTCGAACAGTCCTCTGCGTGTGCATTATGCTATGATGAAGCCTCTCTTAGGACATCTGCATCCGGAGTTTACCCAa atcatGGATGAAGTTAAAGAAGGATTGCGGTATGTATTTCAAACC AAGGCGgaagttgtgtgttgtgtaagtggcACAGGACATGCTGGTATGGAGACCACTATGTGTAACCTCTTGGAGCCTGGCGACAGAATTCTCATCGCACAGAATGGCatttggggagagagagcggctgACATGGCCAGGAGACACG ATGCTGATGTACGCATTATCGACAAGCCAGGAGATACCTTTACCCTAGAGGAGCTAGATGCTGCTCTCGCTCAACACAAACCTGCCGTCCTCTTTATGGTCCAGGGAGAGTCATCGACAGGTGTCTTGCAGCCATTAGAGGGAGCAGGAGCTTTGTGTAGAAA ACATGGTGCCCTGCTTGCTGTAGACTGTGTGGCATCATTAGGGGGTGTGCCTTTTTACATGGATGGTTGGGAGATTGACGTGGTCTACACAGGAACCCAGAAAGTGATATCTGCACCTCCTTCCATGGCTCCAATTGCATTTAATGACAGGGCGAT GGCTAAGGTACGGTCCAGAAAGACTCCTATCAGAAGTTTCTACTCCGACATGACTTGGTTGGCCAATTACTGGGGCTGTGACGGCACACCTCGCAA ATATCATCACACGGGCCCAATCAGTGCTGTGTATGCTCTCCGGGAAGCTCTAGCTATAGTCTGCGAGGAAGGTCTAGAATCTCTGTGGTCAAGACACGAAGCCTGTGCCAAGAAGCTTCATGAGGGTCTAGGTACCCTTGGTCTGGAGATGTATGTGTCGGACCCCAAGAAGAGGACTCCCACAGTGTCGACTATCCGTGTTCCTGAAGGGGTCGATTGGACTAGAGTCACCAAGTACTTTATGTCAAA tTACCTAGTTGAGATTAGTGGTGGACTTGGCCCATCAGCAGGGAAAGTGTGGCGTGTTGGTCTCATGGGCTACAACTGTACACCTGAGAATGTAGATTTGGTGCTCAGGATAATGAAGGAGGCTCTGGCAGATGCCACAG GCAAATCACAAAAGtcaaagatatag